A window of Corythoichthys intestinalis isolate RoL2023-P3 chromosome 14, ASM3026506v1, whole genome shotgun sequence contains these coding sequences:
- the rnf2 gene encoding E3 ubiquitin-protein ligase RING2, with protein MTQTVQTNGVQALSKTWELSLYELQRTPQEAITDGLEIAVSPRSLHSELMCPICLDMLKNTMTTKECLHRFCAECIITALRSGNKECPTCRKKLVSKRSLRPDPNFDALISKIYPSRDEYEAHQERVLARISKHNNQQALSDSIEEGLKIQAITRLQRGKRQTVENGSGAEDNGDSSHCSNASVHSNQEAGPSIKRTKTSDDSGLDMDNAAENGGGDSVIDSGASEIELVFRPHPTLMEKDDGHNSVEFVPRYIKTSGNATVDHLSKYLAVRLALEELRRNTEASPVNVDAASEKQYTIYIPTAGNQFTVLNGSFSLELVSEKYWKVNKPMELYFAPTKEHK; from the exons ATGACTCAAACAGTTCAGACCAACGGGGTTCAAGCCCTGAGTAAGACCTGGGAGTTGAGCCTTTATGAACTGCAAAGAACTCCACAG GAAGCTATAACAGATGGGTTGGAGATTGCCGTTTCGCCCAGGTCATTACACAGCGAACTCATGTGTCCCATCTGTCTGGATATGCTTAAAAACACCATGACGACCAAAGAATGCCTGCACCGTTTCTGTGCTGAATGCATTATCACTGCTTTGCGATCTGG CAATAAAGAATGTCCGACGTGTCGCAAGAAATTGGTTTCCAAGAGGTCACTGCGTCCTGACCCTAATTTCGATGCCCTGATAA GTAAAATTTACCCCAGCCGAGACGAGTACGAAgcacaccaggaaagagtgctgGCTCGCATCAGCAAACATAACAACCAGCAAGCACTTTCCGACAGCATAGAGGAAGGACTCAAGATACAAGCTATCACCAG ACTGCAGCGTGGTAAAAGACAAACGGTGGAGAATGGCAGTGGCGCTGAAGACAACGGAGACTCCTCACACTGCAGTAATGCATCTGTCCACAGCAATCAG GAGGCCGGCCCGAGCATAAAACGCACCAAGACGAGTGACGACAGCGGACTCGATATGGACAACGCCGCTGAGAACGGAGGCGGCGACTCCGTGATTGACAGCGGCGCCAGCGAAATAGAACTGGTTTTCAGGCCTCATCCCACACTAATGGAGAAGGATGACGGTCACAACAG TGTGGAGTTTGTGCCTCGCTACATAAAGACATCTGGGAACGCCACGGTGGATCACCTGTCCAAATACTTGGCTGTGCGTCTGGCATTGGAGGAGCTTCGAAGAAACACCGAGGCCAGTCCCGTCAATGTAGACGCGGCTTCGGAGAAACAGTACACCATCTACATACCCactgctggcaaccagttcact GTCCTGAACGGTTCCTTCTCTTTGGAGCTGGTCAGCGAAAAATACTGGAAGGTGAACAAACCGATGGAACTATACTTTGCCCCTACTAAAGAACACAAGTAA